A window from Peromyscus eremicus chromosome 5, PerEre_H2_v1, whole genome shotgun sequence encodes these proteins:
- the Taf1c gene encoding TATA box-binding protein-associated factor RNA polymerase I subunit C isoform X1, producing the protein MCDPRYILSRMDFPSCLRPSLFMAGPLGMTDGPDLSFMCSWRDALTLPGSQPQNCKDGTLPLTKNLLWEPTTPGPLPLLPPGHDPWEPGMTPRDLLFRGGHCYQFRPQVGLDVTQQVSHFLWDHGDIAFAPLGKLMLENFRLEGNKGYSKKMTIVSAKRLLQDLGGHQPWGCPWAFLSRRLRRFSILGGPVLSRSVSVLMGRLLHEELAFRWEQLLLDEAFTGGALAWLPGRTARAGQLVYPSGGALDKLYFQEVNVNSGGSPRVLEDPGHIQLRGPVRQVVTSTVQGESEIPSPPSSPSWLPPRYTPTAGLTFLSSPAFLAVRSDYHCAMWKTEKQGPPAPLQVLQVEKGATGVSLSPHLPGEMAICSRSGAVCLWTPQDGLQLVYKDPETLAFRDPSTWRWTDFTAHPRVLTVGDRTGVKMVDIQGPPGCGLLLFRAGAEAACQKGERVLLAQYLGQPGPTCTPLHLICTQFSIYLMDERLPLVPMLKWDHGLPSAPLLARLLPPASPGYPRPLLLGGQGGQLQLLHITGEGISVPQLAGPPQSLPSIIDSLSAFPPLEPKRQQQLQERLEAPVIGLAAAPPCASAPALLLFQLSAAGDVFYQHLRLQPASSLGEGEPRDHSAPEGPASKAVAPVGQSSWTPQATVRCSRWMEALMELAPACPVWAAPTFSHRRFLSHMEQQKSQTMSQKLRAAMAKGKLLRPEDLGTLPRAEPPPAPQCSQQDELTERLAEAWEGGVASWWKRHQSQTSGSQTQTKRPKRRTQLSSTFSSLTSYLDFPDTSSLPCSQDHSTSEAWPRPPGTPPSQELTQELWAQGVQRERRQTLRDYMAKLPLKDTPGPVATPPSQASSLRSMPFRQQAPLLSGSHPPRKKPRMGF; encoded by the exons ATGTGTGACCCTAGATACATTCTCTCCAGGATGGACTTCCCCAGCTGTCTGCGCCCCTCGTTGTTTATGGCTGGTCCTCTTGGCATGACTGATGGCCCTGACCTGTCCTTCATGTGCAGCTGGAGAGATGCACTGACCCTGCCAGGGTCCCAGCCACAGAACTGCAAG GACGGGACATTGCCGTTGACCAAGAACCTGCTGTGGGAGCCAACCACACCAGGACCCCTCCCCCTGCTGCCTCCTGGTCATG ATCCCTGGGAACCTGGCATGACCCCTCGGGATCTGCTTTTCCGGGGAGGTCACTGCTACCAGTTCCGGCCTCAAGTTGGGCTGGATGTCACTCAGCAG GTCAGCCACTTCTTGTGGGACCATGGGGACATAGCCTTCGCACCCCTGGGGAAGCTCATGCTGGAGAACTTCAGATTGGAGGGGAACAAG GGCTACTCGAAAAAGATGACCATAGTCAGCGCGAAGAGGCTGCTTCAGGACCTCGGTGGACACCAGCCCTGGGG GTGTCCTTGGGCCTTCCTCAGCCGCCGACTTCGTCGCTTCTCCATCCTTGGGGGTCCTGTCCTGAGCAGGTCAGTGTCGGTGCTTATGGGGAGGCTGCTGCATGAAGAGCTGGCTTTTCGGTGGGAGCAGTTGCTGCTGGATGAGGCCTTCACTGGGGGTGCCTTGGCCTGGCTCCCTGGAAGGACAGCACGGGCTGGGCAGCTGGTCTACCCTAGTGGAGGTGCCTTGGACAAGCTGT ATTTCCAGGAGGTCAATGTGAATTCAGGTGGCAGTCCCCGGGTCCTTGAGGACCCTGGGCACATCCAGCTGCGGGGACCTGTACGGCAGGTGGTGACCAGCACTGTCCAGGGAGAAAGTGagattccttcccctccctcctccc CCAGCTGGCTACCTCCCCGCTATACACCCACTGCGGGCCTGACCTTTCTGTCCTCCCCAGCATTTCTGGCCGTCCGCTCTGACTACCACTGTGCCATGTGGAAGACTGAGAAGCAGGGGCCCCCAGCACCGCTGCAGGTGCTGCAGGTGGAGAAGGGGGCCACTGGTGTCAGCCTCAG CCCTCACCTGCCAGGAGAGATGGCCATCTGCAGCCGTTCTGGAGCTGTGTGTCTGTGGACCCCACAAGATGG GCTGCAGCTAGTCTACAAGGACCCTGAGACGCTTGCCTTCCGTGATCCTTCTACCTGGCGCTGGACAGACTTCACTGCCCACCCCCGGGTGCTGACTGTGGGTGACCGCACAGGTGTGAAGATGGTTGACATTCAG GGTCCCCCAGGCTGTGGGCTGCTGCTGTTCCGTGCCGGAGCAGAGGCTGCCTGCCAGAAAGGAGAGCGGGTGCTACTTGCCCAGTACCTTGGGCAGCCAGGTCCCACCTGCACTCCTCTGCATCTCATCTGCACCCAG ttCTCGATATACCTGATGGATGAGCGCCTCCCCCTGGTGCCAATGCTCAAGTGGGACCATGGCCTGCCGTCTGCACCCCTGCTTGCCCGCCTGCTACCCCCAGCTAGCCCTGGCTACCCACGGCCCCTGCTACTGGGGGGCCAGGGTGGACAGCTTCAGCTGCTGCATATAACAG GAGAGGGGATCTCCGTGCCCCAGCTGGCAGGACCTCCTCAGTCTCTGCCCTCCATCATCGACTCCCTCTCCGCCTTTCCTCCACTGGAACCCaagaggcagcagcagctgcaggagcGTCTGGAGGCACCAGTCATAG GTCTGGCTGCCGCCCCACCCTGTGCCTCGGCcccagcactgctgctcttccagctgTCAGCAGCTGGGGACGTCTTCTATCAGCACCTACGCCTCCAGCCAGCCTCTagtcttggagaaggagagccACGTGATCACTCAGCACCAGAGGGCCCTGCATCCAAGGCAGTAGCACCTGTGGGCCAGTCCTCTTGGACCCCTCAGGCCACTGTCCGTTGCAGCCGTTGGATGGAGGCCCTGATGGAGCTGGCCCCCGCTTGTCCAGTCTGGGCCGCCCCCACCTTTTCCCACCGTCGTTTTCTGAGCCACATGGAGCAGCAGAAGAGCCAGACCATGTCACAGAAGCTCCGAGCAGCCATGGCCAAGGGGAAGCTCTTGCGGCCTGAGGATCTGGGTACACTCCCCAGGGCAGAGCCGCCCCCTGCACCTCAGTGCAGCCAGCAGGATGAGCTCACTGAGCGCTTGGCAGAAGCCTGGGAAGGTGGGGTAGCCTCCTGGTGGAAAAGGCATCAAAGTCAGACCTCAGGGTCCCAGACACAGACCAAGCGGCCTAAGCGCCGGACTCAGCTGTCTAGTACCTTTTCCTCACTTACGAGCTACTTGGACTTCCCAGATACCAGCAGCCTCCCTTGTAGCCAAGACCATTCTACCTCAGAGGCCTGGCCTCGGCCTCCAGGGACCCCACCCTCCCAGGAGTTGACACAGGAGCTGTGGGCCCAAGGTGTACAACGTGAACGTCGGCAGACCCTCCGGGACTACATGGCCAAGCTGCCACTTAAGGACACTCCAGGACCTGTGGCTACACCGCCCTCCCAGGCCTCCAGCCTCCGGTCCATGCCCTTCAGGCAACAAgcacctctcctctctggctcccATCCTCCCCGGAAGAAGCCACGCATGGGCTTCTGA
- the Taf1c gene encoding TATA box-binding protein-associated factor RNA polymerase I subunit C isoform X2, whose amino-acid sequence MCDPRYILSRMDFPSCLRPSLFMAGPLGMTDGPDLSFMCSWRDALTLPGSQPQNCKDGTLPLTKNLLWEPTTPGPLPLLPPGHDPWEPGMTPRDLLFRGGHCYQFRPQVGLDVTQQVSHFLWDHGDIAFAPLGKLMLENFRLEGNKGYSKKMTIVSAKRLLQDLGGHQPWGCPWAFLSRRLRRFSILGGPVLSRSVSVLMGRLLHEELAFRWEQLLLDEAFTGGALAWLPGRTARAGQLVYPSGGALDKLYFQEVNVNSGGSPRVLEDPGHIQLRGPVRQVVTSTVQGETFLAVRSDYHCAMWKTEKQGPPAPLQVLQVEKGATGVSLSPHLPGEMAICSRSGAVCLWTPQDGLQLVYKDPETLAFRDPSTWRWTDFTAHPRVLTVGDRTGVKMVDIQGPPGCGLLLFRAGAEAACQKGERVLLAQYLGQPGPTCTPLHLICTQFSIYLMDERLPLVPMLKWDHGLPSAPLLARLLPPASPGYPRPLLLGGQGGQLQLLHITGEGISVPQLAGPPQSLPSIIDSLSAFPPLEPKRQQQLQERLEAPVIGLAAAPPCASAPALLLFQLSAAGDVFYQHLRLQPASSLGEGEPRDHSAPEGPASKAVAPVGQSSWTPQATVRCSRWMEALMELAPACPVWAAPTFSHRRFLSHMEQQKSQTMSQKLRAAMAKGKLLRPEDLGTLPRAEPPPAPQCSQQDELTERLAEAWEGGVASWWKRHQSQTSGSQTQTKRPKRRTQLSSTFSSLTSYLDFPDTSSLPCSQDHSTSEAWPRPPGTPPSQELTQELWAQGVQRERRQTLRDYMAKLPLKDTPGPVATPPSQASSLRSMPFRQQAPLLSGSHPPRKKPRMGF is encoded by the exons ATGTGTGACCCTAGATACATTCTCTCCAGGATGGACTTCCCCAGCTGTCTGCGCCCCTCGTTGTTTATGGCTGGTCCTCTTGGCATGACTGATGGCCCTGACCTGTCCTTCATGTGCAGCTGGAGAGATGCACTGACCCTGCCAGGGTCCCAGCCACAGAACTGCAAG GACGGGACATTGCCGTTGACCAAGAACCTGCTGTGGGAGCCAACCACACCAGGACCCCTCCCCCTGCTGCCTCCTGGTCATG ATCCCTGGGAACCTGGCATGACCCCTCGGGATCTGCTTTTCCGGGGAGGTCACTGCTACCAGTTCCGGCCTCAAGTTGGGCTGGATGTCACTCAGCAG GTCAGCCACTTCTTGTGGGACCATGGGGACATAGCCTTCGCACCCCTGGGGAAGCTCATGCTGGAGAACTTCAGATTGGAGGGGAACAAG GGCTACTCGAAAAAGATGACCATAGTCAGCGCGAAGAGGCTGCTTCAGGACCTCGGTGGACACCAGCCCTGGGG GTGTCCTTGGGCCTTCCTCAGCCGCCGACTTCGTCGCTTCTCCATCCTTGGGGGTCCTGTCCTGAGCAGGTCAGTGTCGGTGCTTATGGGGAGGCTGCTGCATGAAGAGCTGGCTTTTCGGTGGGAGCAGTTGCTGCTGGATGAGGCCTTCACTGGGGGTGCCTTGGCCTGGCTCCCTGGAAGGACAGCACGGGCTGGGCAGCTGGTCTACCCTAGTGGAGGTGCCTTGGACAAGCTGT ATTTCCAGGAGGTCAATGTGAATTCAGGTGGCAGTCCCCGGGTCCTTGAGGACCCTGGGCACATCCAGCTGCGGGGACCTGTACGGCAGGTGGTGACCAGCACTGTCCAGGGAGAAA CATTTCTGGCCGTCCGCTCTGACTACCACTGTGCCATGTGGAAGACTGAGAAGCAGGGGCCCCCAGCACCGCTGCAGGTGCTGCAGGTGGAGAAGGGGGCCACTGGTGTCAGCCTCAG CCCTCACCTGCCAGGAGAGATGGCCATCTGCAGCCGTTCTGGAGCTGTGTGTCTGTGGACCCCACAAGATGG GCTGCAGCTAGTCTACAAGGACCCTGAGACGCTTGCCTTCCGTGATCCTTCTACCTGGCGCTGGACAGACTTCACTGCCCACCCCCGGGTGCTGACTGTGGGTGACCGCACAGGTGTGAAGATGGTTGACATTCAG GGTCCCCCAGGCTGTGGGCTGCTGCTGTTCCGTGCCGGAGCAGAGGCTGCCTGCCAGAAAGGAGAGCGGGTGCTACTTGCCCAGTACCTTGGGCAGCCAGGTCCCACCTGCACTCCTCTGCATCTCATCTGCACCCAG ttCTCGATATACCTGATGGATGAGCGCCTCCCCCTGGTGCCAATGCTCAAGTGGGACCATGGCCTGCCGTCTGCACCCCTGCTTGCCCGCCTGCTACCCCCAGCTAGCCCTGGCTACCCACGGCCCCTGCTACTGGGGGGCCAGGGTGGACAGCTTCAGCTGCTGCATATAACAG GAGAGGGGATCTCCGTGCCCCAGCTGGCAGGACCTCCTCAGTCTCTGCCCTCCATCATCGACTCCCTCTCCGCCTTTCCTCCACTGGAACCCaagaggcagcagcagctgcaggagcGTCTGGAGGCACCAGTCATAG GTCTGGCTGCCGCCCCACCCTGTGCCTCGGCcccagcactgctgctcttccagctgTCAGCAGCTGGGGACGTCTTCTATCAGCACCTACGCCTCCAGCCAGCCTCTagtcttggagaaggagagccACGTGATCACTCAGCACCAGAGGGCCCTGCATCCAAGGCAGTAGCACCTGTGGGCCAGTCCTCTTGGACCCCTCAGGCCACTGTCCGTTGCAGCCGTTGGATGGAGGCCCTGATGGAGCTGGCCCCCGCTTGTCCAGTCTGGGCCGCCCCCACCTTTTCCCACCGTCGTTTTCTGAGCCACATGGAGCAGCAGAAGAGCCAGACCATGTCACAGAAGCTCCGAGCAGCCATGGCCAAGGGGAAGCTCTTGCGGCCTGAGGATCTGGGTACACTCCCCAGGGCAGAGCCGCCCCCTGCACCTCAGTGCAGCCAGCAGGATGAGCTCACTGAGCGCTTGGCAGAAGCCTGGGAAGGTGGGGTAGCCTCCTGGTGGAAAAGGCATCAAAGTCAGACCTCAGGGTCCCAGACACAGACCAAGCGGCCTAAGCGCCGGACTCAGCTGTCTAGTACCTTTTCCTCACTTACGAGCTACTTGGACTTCCCAGATACCAGCAGCCTCCCTTGTAGCCAAGACCATTCTACCTCAGAGGCCTGGCCTCGGCCTCCAGGGACCCCACCCTCCCAGGAGTTGACACAGGAGCTGTGGGCCCAAGGTGTACAACGTGAACGTCGGCAGACCCTCCGGGACTACATGGCCAAGCTGCCACTTAAGGACACTCCAGGACCTGTGGCTACACCGCCCTCCCAGGCCTCCAGCCTCCGGTCCATGCCCTTCAGGCAACAAgcacctctcctctctggctcccATCCTCCCCGGAAGAAGCCACGCATGGGCTTCTGA